The genomic window TGGTAATGCTGGGAGAatcctagaaagacatacacagattaTATTGGTGAGGTCTTACGAAAAGGTCAGATTCGTTGTCCTTATTACTGgtggtcctgtataacaagatgtatggatgtgaatgaagcaagggcaGTTTGTAGCATTGCAATAAAGGATCACACCAGGTGGAATTCTTCGGTCATAGTAAAACAAGGTTGATTTTAAACTTAAGTTCTATGAACAAccaatgttttattatgaatacaaacttagtaaactaaataagtaatctaaatacattttgagtGTAATTAACATACACACAATGTAGCATATATtacttttgtgttttatatCAAAGGTGAAAAGGTCGAGACGTTTTAGCCTTCGTTTTAGGGACAACTATGTAATATATTAACTATTTTGAAAAAGTTACGTAAACGTTACTACGACTCGTCTAACCCATTAAATGCTTAGAAATATTACATTAGCAAAATTTCTGGAATGCGACATTAATAGGAACTCAGTGTCCTGGATTGGAGTGTATAGACCTATCTCATTTTATTTCGTCAGTATTGTTTTCTAGGCGAAAATAAGAATGTTTACACCGGAGATGGCTTGATTTAATTGGTTCGAAAACACTGCGTAATGCAGTCAATCGCTCGCTGCTCCAAAAAAGTATATTTCCAGCTTTACCTTAATATGTTTTCTACcacttatttacaaattatttttctcttttcagTAATCATGTCTTGTCAAGTAAAGACAACGCATGGAGTGCTACAAGGCAAAGAATGCCAGACTTATTACGGCAAGAAGTACTATAGTTTCGAAGGCATACCGTATGCGAAACCACCAGTTGGTAAACTTAGATTTAAGGTAAGTTCTTAAATAGTTTCATGATTATACTTAAAGAAAGAGAGTGAGGTAGGATTGAATGGTTGGAAACCAATATCCATACTTCCAAACCAAAAGTCTGTCTGTCACATATTTACGACTAAAgtgctaaacagattttgataattttattgaataatgaaAATAGTTGGGATCGGTGGATACGTTGCGTCGTACGCAAGTTCTATTCTTTCACTTTTCTTATGGGTGGAAGTAAAATTAAGATGAATTCGCTGAAAATGTTTCATACGATTaatattcagttatttatagtcgatagtagaagaaaGTCATGGCACCGCAACTGCATCAAAACAACATGAAGTCTTTGCTATATTAAACTAACATCTTCATCATCTTTTCAGGCACCACTACCTCCAGAGAGTTGGTCAGGCGTCCGGGACGCAACAAAACCGGGAAACAAATGTTATCAGCTCAATCCTTACAGCAAAACCTCCATAGAAGGCTCTGAAGACTGCCTCTACTTAAACGTATATACCCCAAGCTTGCCAcacgaaaaaatacaaaaactacCCGTATTTTTCTTCGTTCACGGAGGCAGATTAATTTTCGGCTATGGCAACTATTACAAACCAGATTATTTGTTGAAACACGACGTTATTTTAGTCACAATAAATTATAGGTTACATATTCTTggatttttgtgtttaaatacaCCGGAAGTACCAGGAAATGCTGGGTTAAAAGATAGTATAATGGCTTTGAAATGGGTGAATAAGAATATTGGATTTTTTAATGGAGATGCTAACAATGTGACAGTTAGCGGAGAAAGCGCGGGAGCTGGGATTGCATCAAGTTTTTTGACTTCCAAAATGGCGGACGGTCTTTTTCACAAAGTAATTTCACAATCGGGTAACGCCATAGCTGATTTGTACATGGTCGAAGAAGATCCTATAGAAAAGGCTAGAACTGTAGCTTTAAATCTAGGCAAGGATTTGACTGACGTAGAAAGCCTTTTAGATGTATTGGCCAATGCTCCTATGGAAGATTTGATAATGGCTTTCACAATGGCCGAATTAGGTCGACCGCCGTCTATAGTAAACGCATattttttaccagtagtcgaaAAACGATTCGATAATATAGAACCTTTTTTCACCGAGTACCCTCGGATAGATATTACTCTAAATCGATATAAAAAAGTACCGATTCTTACCGGTTTAAATTCACATGAATCTGCATTGTTTTTACAAAGAGATGACCAAGGAAATATTATATACGAAAATGATTTCTTCTATTTTATACCAAGGTACTTACATATCAAAAATGGTGATGGAAAAGTAAAAGATTTTGAGAGAAAATTTCgtgaattttatttgaaaaataaagtaataaatgatGAAGTTAAAAAAGAATATGTGGATATGATTTCGGATAGGAATTTTAACTATGATATTATTCTTTTGGCTGAATTAATGGCTAAATCTGTGGATGTGTTTTTCTATAAGTTTCAATACTCTGGTAACTTGAACACTCGAGTTATGAAGAGTTTAGGCCTGAGAGGTGCGTCGCACGGAGATATGATGCAGTACCAGTTTTATAGGAAgaataaacatgaaaaatgtACTGagaaagatattaaattaattgaaatgctGAGCGAAGCGTGGTGTAACTTTGCTAAGAACGGGTaagaataatttgatttatctATTGTAATTTAGCAGTGATAGcgaagtggtataagttggcccCTCCCACGCAGgttgacggttcgaacccgaggcaacacaccaactAATTTTCCAAGTTtggtatgtattagaaataattatgctACAACGGTAAAGAAAAACGTCGTGGTGCAACCttcctgagagttctttagaacagttcttgaaggtatgctaaGTCCCTAATCCATAGTCAGCGTGTTGccctcgaggcctaacccctccctcattacgggaggagacccttgcccagcagtgggacattaatgaactaaattttatcataacatcacgcctgttataccggAAGGTGTAGgctgaggtgtatgaaatatccCCACGTTTTGCTGTTTACAATGGTCTCCctgttttaatagaaataactttattttttcagaAACCCAACTTGGAGTGGCCAGTCAACAAAATGGCTGCCGTATACACGATCAgaaaaacatacattattaatagatgatgaaataaaactagTCAGAAATCCAGGCGAAGAAAACTTCAAATTCTGGCAACATTTGACTGGTGAACATTCCAAGCTGTAAAGTAATGTAATATTAGGAAAACTGTTTTAAGCTTGCAACACTGCACAAATATATAGGGACGCCATCTATCGacttgaatataaaacaaaattttgtaaattatatttatgattagTTGGAtcggggaatcgaacctaccGACTTCCGTGTGAAATGGTAGCAGTatgatgattttaaatatttttttaagaaacttcACGTAGTTTATGTttgaaattatcaaaaatatactattatatgataatgttaatttatacattgcgcatattgaatttaaattggttttgagaaaacattttatttaaaatgtatggagatattttgtacttaaaattgCATAGGTTCTTTCcatattacattttatcaaaatgtcaaaGTAATTCTTTGAATAAACGCCCAGAAAATTGAATAATGAACTGACTTATTACCcggtaattgggttgtggaggtcagatagacagtcgctccatgtaaaacactggtattcagctgcatccggtgagactggaagccgactccaacatagttggaagaaaggctagtcTAATGatgatttttacaaaaacttgtATAACtgaacaatcataataatattatacaaagtaTACTAAGATCCTTCTTAGAGAGACTTAGTTGgcttcatattaatttaaaagtgcataaatcattattgttatattattatccgaCTTCGAAAAGGTTCTCAATtcgtattgtgtattttttctaaGTTTACGAAACCGTcagattaattttaataaactgacAAGGTTACTTAGCTGGAAAAAGGGTTTAAAAtagataagaatatttttttgtataaactgtACATACTACTCATTAAGGTGGTGTAAAActgtaagctgtgattagttatacagttagtcttcactcatatacagtacaggcgcccgtagccagttacgctcaccggtcggtaaacgatctgtgggttaagcaaaccttggcgcggtcattccatagatgggtgaccgcatagtggtatttgaactgggcgtctccgtgcttcggagggcacgtaaaaagtcggtcccggttgttgtcaattaagataacagtcgttaagccacttcaaaggccttcgggcttgaacaactttgacactaggttgaccactgaccatacgataagaagactcatagacagttttaaaattgtaagtgtCAACACATTGTACAACTAATCAAAGCTTACACCATGTTTAttatagtccaataacttagtaaagagtcttGTAGAGTGTTTTGAGAGTCTGTTGTGGCCTGTTTGATAGTAGAACTCTTAATCCTTTATCTAGATAAATTATGCAAatgctctatactaagttgtcggactgtaaggcagatataataataaatgacgACTGTGATGTTAATACTTATTATGTTGAAACACgcataatacatacaaatacttattattttacttaaatattttattattatgttaagtagaattactttttttatttatagatttacaatttata from Anticarsia gemmatalis isolate Benzon Research Colony breed Stoneville strain chromosome 28, ilAntGemm2 primary, whole genome shotgun sequence includes these protein-coding regions:
- the LOC142984891 gene encoding esterase FE4-like; protein product: MSCQVKTTHGVLQGKECQTYYGKKYYSFEGIPYAKPPVGKLRFKAPLPPESWSGVRDATKPGNKCYQLNPYSKTSIEGSEDCLYLNVYTPSLPHEKIQKLPVFFFVHGGRLIFGYGNYYKPDYLLKHDVILVTINYRLHILGFLCLNTPEVPGNAGLKDSIMALKWVNKNIGFFNGDANNVTVSGESAGAGIASSFLTSKMADGLFHKVISQSGNAIADLYMVEEDPIEKARTVALNLGKDLTDVESLLDVLANAPMEDLIMAFTMAELGRPPSIVNAYFLPVVEKRFDNIEPFFTEYPRIDITLNRYKKVPILTGLNSHESALFLQRDDQGNIIYENDFFYFIPRYLHIKNGDGKVKDFERKFREFYLKNKVINDEVKKEYVDMISDRNFNYDIILLAELMAKSVDVFFYKFQYSGNLNTRVMKSLGLRGASHGDMMQYQFYRKNKHEKCTEKDIKLIEMLSEAWCNFAKNGNPTWSGQSTKWLPYTRSEKHTLLIDDEIKLVRNPGEENFKFWQHLTGEHSKL